One stretch of Pomacea canaliculata isolate SZHN2017 linkage group LG1, ASM307304v1, whole genome shotgun sequence DNA includes these proteins:
- the LOC112568124 gene encoding syntaxin-17-like, which translates to MASLASLKRSESEETLLQAAQKAENKAGNVQKFPISRLRPSIQKFQTVLDIDLDRLLKHMHNIDKLTAAEDWVGLHKEQVNASRTVQQVQANLRELERARAQVYDDDIGQFDSQVQEVRIKSVAAVENFLKKSQVKDLTPDLPQVETKETSSKLAVADGFPVLHTNLQLHVVPENTPAAASWEELQESMEELNELVHQFADNVQEQGEAVDRIEDNIETAHENVRAGTISLGSAAKYKAAIFPVAGALIGGVVAGPVGLIAGAKIGLAGALGGVAAGFAGGSVLKARHNKSVAMEMTNMEEREKANHTLQRSTSISEVPDRSSADGHGTQGSMLSRLVFGEHGKSKSLSED; encoded by the exons ATGGCATCTCTGGCATCACTGAAGAGGTCAGAGTCTGAAGAGACATTGCTACAAGCAGCTCAGAAAGCTGAGAATAAGGCTGGAAATGTGCAGAAGTTTCCAATTAGCCGTTTACGGCCATCCATTCAGAAGTTTCAGACAGTGCTTGATATTGATCTTGACAGATTGTTAAAGCATATGCATAATATTGACAAG CTGACTGCTGCAGAGGACTGGGTGGGGTTGCATAAGGAACAGGTGAATGCTTCTCGTACTGTCCAACAAGTGCAAGCCAATTTAAGAGAACTTGAGAGAGCCCGTGCACAGGTGTATGATGATGACATTGGACAGTTTGATAGCCAGGTACAGGAAGTCAGAATCAAGTCTGTGGCAGCTGTagaaaatttcttgaaaaagtcTCAAGTGAAAGATCTGACTCCAG ATTTGCCTCAAGTGGAGACCAAGGAAACAAGTAGCAAGCTGGCTGTAGCAGATGGTTTTCCAGTGCTGCATACAAATCTTCAACTTCATGTTGTGCCAGAAAACACGCCAGCTGCAGCATCATGGGAGGAACTGCAGGAG AGCATGGAAGAACTGAATGAGCTGGTGCACCAATTTGCTGACAATGTTCAAG aacaagGTGAAGCTGTGGATAGAATAGAGGATAATATTGAGACAGCCCATGAGAATGTGAGAGCAGGAACTATCAGTCTGGGATCG gcAGCTAAGTACAAAGCTGCCATTTTCCCTGTGGCAGGTGCCCTCATTGGTGGTGTGGTGGCAGGTCCAGTCGGTTTGATAGCAGGTGCCAAGATAGGACTGGCTGGAGCATTAGGAGGGGTTGCTGCAG GATTTGCTGGAGGCTCAGTATTGAAGGCACGTCACAACAAAAGTGTTGCTATGGAGATGACTAACAtggaggaaagagaaaaagcaaaccATACTCTTCAGCGGTCAACATCCATATCAGAAGTGCCTGACAGGTCTTCTGCAGATGGACATGGTACACAGGGCTCCATGCTGAGTAGACTCGTTTTTGGAGAACATGGGAAATCAAAATCTTTAAGTGAAGACTGA